In one Chitinophaga sancti genomic region, the following are encoded:
- a CDS encoding SDR family oxidoreductase, which translates to MKSALVTGANKGIGFEVAKILAQKGYFVYLGSRNPENGIAAVEKLKSQGLQNLSAVQLDVSSQASVDAARNAIQSLDILVNNAGISGGLEQSALSSAADQYLSVYETNVFGVVRVTQAFIDLLKQSSAPRIVNVSTAMASLSQAADLDNANYPKRYVIYQSSKSALNMYTINLAYELRDTAFKVNAVCPGYTQTDFTGHQGTSTPEEAGQRIAKYALIGEDGPTGKYFSEEYFPAPATCPW; encoded by the coding sequence ATGAAATCAGCATTAGTAACTGGGGCCAATAAAGGTATTGGCTTTGAGGTAGCAAAAATACTTGCGCAAAAAGGATACTTTGTTTATTTAGGTAGCCGCAATCCTGAAAATGGCATTGCCGCAGTTGAAAAATTGAAATCCCAGGGCTTGCAGAATCTTTCTGCTGTTCAATTAGATGTGAGCAGCCAGGCATCGGTGGATGCAGCCAGGAACGCCATTCAATCCTTGGATATATTGGTGAACAATGCCGGTATTTCAGGCGGCCTGGAGCAGTCTGCTCTTAGTTCTGCCGCGGATCAGTATCTATCTGTGTATGAGACGAATGTATTTGGTGTAGTAAGAGTAACGCAGGCTTTTATTGATTTGCTAAAACAATCATCGGCCCCCAGGATTGTCAACGTCAGTACAGCGATGGCGTCTCTTTCACAGGCAGCGGATCTGGATAATGCTAATTATCCGAAGCGTTACGTCATCTATCAGTCTTCCAAGTCTGCATTGAATATGTACACGATAAACCTGGCTTATGAACTCCGGGATACTGCATTTAAGGTGAATGCGGTGTGTCCGGGGTATACACAAACGGATTTTACGGGCCATCAGGGAACGAGTACACCGGAAGAGGCTGGGCAAAGGATTGCTAAATACGCATTGATAGGAGAGGATGGGCCAACAGGTAAATATTTTAGTGAAGAATATTTCCCTGCACCGGCGACTTGCCCCTGGTAG
- a CDS encoding TlpA family protein disulfide reductase, with protein MKIIIAVHTLLMLTCFTITASATSISTSDTTTTPDFSLIDSNGKNISIHSLQGKVVFINFWATWCQPCVQEMPSINELKESFNGNDQVVFLTIDVDAELPKSKAYMDNKHFTLPVYAATTAIPRVFYYHSIPTTTILDKNGEIIWHVEGGKDYTSPEIRRILTEHIESK; from the coding sequence ATGAAAATAATAATTGCAGTTCATACACTCCTGATGTTGACCTGCTTTACAATAACAGCGAGTGCTACCAGCATTTCCACTTCAGACACTACCACTACTCCGGATTTCTCCCTTATAGACAGCAACGGGAAAAATATCTCCATCCATTCCCTCCAGGGCAAAGTGGTATTTATCAACTTCTGGGCTACCTGGTGTCAGCCTTGTGTACAGGAAATGCCCTCCATCAATGAATTGAAAGAGTCTTTCAATGGAAACGACCAGGTCGTATTTCTGACTATAGATGTAGATGCAGAATTGCCAAAGTCAAAAGCCTACATGGATAACAAGCATTTCACCCTCCCCGTATATGCGGCCACCACTGCGATTCCCCGGGTGTTTTATTACCATTCCATCCCAACCACCACCATTCTGGATAAAAACGGAGAGATCATCTGGCATGTGGAAGGAGGGAAGGACTATACCTCTCCTGAAATACGCAGGATCTTAACTGAGCACATAGAAAGTAAGTAA